The Polyangium aurulentum genomic interval CGGCAGGCACGCGCGTGCGCCCCCAGAGCACCTCGGCCCGCACGTGGAAGTCGCGACAGGCGAGGATCGCCGGCAGGAACATCGCGAGCCTGAGGCCGTACTTCTGCACCGCGTCGAAGAGGCTGAACGGCCCATCGAGCGTGATCGTGTAGCCCGCCTCCGGCGTGCCCTCGACGACGTGAATCAAGCCGTGAAAGCGCGCCGCGCGGAAGAGGCGGCGGTAGCGGTCGGAGCCCTCGCCCGAGACGCGCACCACGACCTTCGTCGCGCGCAAGAGGATCGACTGCGCGAGCGCGAGGTCGTAGCGCTCGAGGAGCGCCTCGGCCGCGATCGGACGAAACGCCCGCAGGATCTCGTTGTCGCGTAGATCCGCGTAGAGCGCGGCGTCGATCGCCTCGGGCGAAAGGCCGAGCTTCGGCGCGACCTCGGCGAGCACGGCGGCGCGGTCGAGCTCGCCCCGCACATCGAGCGCCTTGTGCGCGGCGGCCGCGGCGAGAAAGACCTCGCGGCGCACGGCCTCGGGCTCGATGCCCTCGGGGACCTCGTACGCGCACCGGCCCTCGAGCACCTTGCGCAGGCCGAGCGCGATGGTGCGCAGGTCCTGCGGCACGGGCACGGCGTCGAGCGCGTCGTCGACCTCCTCGCGCGCCATGCCGGCCGCGTTCGAGAGCACCGCCACGAAGTCCTGCGCGATCGGCAGGATGCGCGCCGCCTCGTCGCCGCGCAGGTAGCCGGCGCGCAGGCGCTTGGCGCGCTTCTTCACGCGGATGAGATCACTTGTAAGCAACGTGATCCCTCCGCTTGTCGCTCGTCCGCTCTTCCGAGGTGCCGGCGGCGACCAGCTCGTAGAGCGTGGCCTGCTTGCCCTCGCCCTTGCGCAGGATGCGGCCGAGCCGCTGCACGTGCTCGCGCACCGAGCCGCTCCCCGACAGGACGATCGCGACGCGCGCCTCGGGCACGTTGACGCCCTCGTTCAGCACCTTCGACGTCACGACGGCCGACAGCGCG includes:
- a CDS encoding DUF790 family protein, translated to MLTSDLIRVKKRAKRLRAGYLRGDEAARILPIAQDFVAVLSNAAGMAREEVDDALDAVPVPQDLRTIALGLRKVLEGRCAYEVPEGIEPEAVRREVFLAAAAAHKALDVRGELDRAAVLAEVAPKLGLSPEAIDAALYADLRDNEILRAFRPIAAEALLERYDLALAQSILLRATKVVVRVSGEGSDRYRRLFRAARFHGLIHVVEGTPEAGYTITLDGPFSLFDAVQKYGLRLAMFLPAILACRDFHVRAEVLWGRTRVPAGFEIEPEDGLVSHQPELPSAAPDLESFRAAFERLGSEWTVSENERIFALPGEVVCVPDLVFRSAETGEEVFLEAFGFWSRSAVWQRVELIRKGFPARILLAVGKHLRVSEEVLGEEEAGEIYVYRAAMSPRAVLERLRKKG